The Larimichthys crocea isolate SSNF chromosome XII, L_crocea_2.0, whole genome shotgun sequence region AAAGGGAAACAGACCACATCGATGTGGCTCTGGAAGTAGGCAAGGTGCTGTGTAAAGCTGCTGTTATTGGAAATAGTATTGATGCACTTGTTGATGGTGCTTCTGCTTTTAAGATGTTAAAAACTGAAGAGGTGTTAGCCAGTGCTGGGAAAGTGGTGGCCCAGGAAGGTAAAGCATTACGTAACGTGCCCAGGGTGGCCGCAGACATCCCAGATATCGGTCAGGCAGCTGCCAAAGGCCCTCTTGCCCTCTCCAAGTCAGCCAGAGGAGGTCTCATCGCGCTCAATGCTCTTTTCCTCGGCATGGATATCTTCTTTATCTGCAAAGACAGCATCAGTCTGTCCAAAGGCAGCGAGACTGAAGTCTCACAGTTCATCCGAGCCAGGTCTGCACTCTGGAAATCAGAGATGGACTCATGGCAGAAGATCTGCGAATCCCTGCGAGAAGGTCGACCGACATCGGAGAAAAACATCATTATTCTGGAGACACCGTTTTATCCGGAGAcggagatgaagaaagaaaaagaaacagagatggaaaaagaaacagagatggAGCTTCCATCTGATGAAGTGGAtgacaaactgaaaaaagaGCTTTGTGTAATACAGTAGTGCTCAGCTAACAGAGATCACTGTGTGCCTTTATGCCAACTACGacattatttactgtgtttgaaCCATGTATGAAAATTCAACTCTGCTTATAGCTCAGTGTTCAGCCTCGAGAATCATTAATTATCAGTAAACCACCTTTGCTAAGCCTGTTTCAAAACATATCATGccccaaaatgtaataaatgtgtgcaatgtaaatatgagctggAGTGTTCTTGTATTTTTTGACCCTCACATACACGGACAGATCAGATATTTTCAGAAAAGTATCAGCACAGTCTTCTTTTATGCCAGGTGACAGATGTGATGCTATTAGATTACTTCAGGTTTTATCATTAACTTTTATTAATTAACAATACGCATTTGGACGCAGCATCAGTGGCGGTGCTACAGGACtttagacacttttttttttgcagtttgaacttgaactttGTTCAGTCTGGTGATGTGAAGGAAGGAAAACGAAACTTACGACTCACTAAACAACTTTTAGTAACTGTCAGGTGCTGCTGTTGGGTGATTCAGTCATTCCAGCAGACTGAGTCAACAAGTGAGTTCTTATCTTTGGCACAGAAACAGGTAATACGGCCAAACAAGGATCTGAAGAGCGTATACTGAGAGGACAAACATGAATGCAGAAAGGTAAAGAGTTTTAATGTTTGAGCTGCTGTTgaacagcgagagagagaaaagtctgTTGTGTCAAATGTGGTAAAGGATGTATTTGTACTGATAAGGAGAGTTCTTTGAATGCCAGAAACTcaaataacttaataaaaacaataataataataaaacaaatggcAGGTCAAGCTGTGTTTATGTcaggataaaaataaatcattacattcattcattatgcTGCAAACTATTATGTCCAAAGAATATATGGAATATCACCTGATGAACATTcaagtctttgttttattgttttgttctaaCTGTGACAGCATGTCTGCTTTGGCGACATATAATGGTCAAATAGTGTAACTGCAACAAAAAGCGGGTTGACACCAGTGATTTTCTCTGTGGTCTGATGAACAGAGAACAGGATCAGGCAGGTTGAGCTTCGGTTTCAAACCTTTTAGGCTTTTGGACCGTAAAACAAAGCTGGTtaaaaaatatctgtaaattatgacttttgtgtatttttatactttaaaatacatttgaaagtATTTTCTGGGTACTGTTGATGAATGTAGACCATACACAGTAGGTCTTCATAAACAGGCTTGGCCATGTGGTGATATTTTAATCATTATTATATAATCTGTTTATGAAAACAGTTCATGTGACAGTTTATGGCCTTTTTATGAACTCGTATATAATTATTGCTCTGTGGAATTTAACCAGACAGTATTCTGGATCTCTTTGcagccattttgtgtctttctgtctttctaggTAGTTTGATGTCTCTTTGTAGCTGCGTGGAGTCACttattgtgtctctttgtggtctttgtgtttcttggaagtctgtttgtgtctatTTGTAGTCACATTTTATGCTTCTTCATGcgttctgtttttctttttgtaaatgtttttttttacaggtgaAGCATAACTCTCAGGTGCTGCTGTCAGATGAAGCTACATCAGGTTTTGCAATgagatgttgttttgtgttacagAAAGAAGCTACAGGAGGCCTTGTGTAGCTACACCACAGATACTCTCATCTACATCGACACAGTGAGAAGATTCTGTGAGAGGAGCTCGAAATGGATGATTGGCAGGAAGTCAGAGTTAAACTTGCTGAGGGACATCAAGGAGAGGGCTAACCAAATCAACCTAAACATAGACCATGTTACCAAGTCAGAGAACAAAGGTGCAGCCTTTTTGGAGTATATGAAGAGCAAGGTGACTGCAGACAGCCGGCGTGCAAAGCTGCAGAAGGAGCtggctgctgtgctgtggtACACTCTGGCAAATCTGGAGAAGCTCGACCGCTTCCTGGATGCAGTGGAGAAGCTGGCGGTCACCTCACTCCATGTGTTCACGGAGGAGAACCAGGTGTTACATCTGCCAGAGGGGATCAGCCCTGAACAGGTTCAGGTTGTCATCGCTGCTGCACGACTGATCTGCCCTCTTCTCCTCGAGTTTAAAAGAGATGCGAATGTCTTCTTCCTTCCCAGACTTCAGAATGTGGAAGTGCTGTCATATCAGCTGGACAAATACATTCAGACCACCCAGAAGATCTGTGACAAGCTGGAGAAAAGGTGAACTGACAATTTTTCAGACTATTATGCACATTGCAACATGTATTTTAGGAAGTAAACATTTACAACTTTGTCTTTCACAGCTCCTTCTGTGACTTTGGACTGAAGATGGTTATGAACGCTGTGGTAGACCTCGATGTGGATTTGTCTGAAGATGACATAAAAAGGATGCTTCAGCACATTAAACAGCTTAATGACATCAGGTAAGCAGTATTATGATTATCAATGCCAACaaccattatttttttcatgatgAGACACTATAAAGTCAGTATAGTTCAGTATAAAACTATACTGAATTTCTGTTTAGTTTTCATTGAGACGAGATGGGACTAAAATGTTTGTGGTGGGCTGTCGGACATTCAAAAGGAATATGCTATTTTCCCATAGTTGTGTAAAACATGACAAAGGAGATCTGACCTGAactgttgagcagctgaaatcctGCATCAAGCAAGGATGGGTAAACATTCAACTGACAATATTACAGCAAAGTCTCCTCAGTTCCCAGACGCTGACAGAGTGTTGTTCAAAGAAGAGGTAATAAGCAGAGAGGTAAACATGACCAAGCATAACTTCGTAAAGCAATACATTTTCTTAGTTTCATTATTTGATAAGCTGTCTTTGGGTTTTCAATGTTtagcacatcatcacattttgtttctgctaCTAtagaaacagcaaaaacagtgaccaaaagaaaacacacagcggtTTGATAATCCTGCAATGCAACGCATCCTAATGTCCACTAACTTGCACAGAGATGAAATTATTTAATCAAGTAGCTCTTCTATAATCATGTAATGTTACATGGCTTGACAGGTTTCATGCTATGCACTTGTGTCCAAACACTATGAGGAAATACCGGCAGCTTCCCAGACGGTTTCATGTAACAAACCTTCTGGCAATCCAAGTGCATCAACTTGATAGTGAAGTCATTTCATGGGGGTTGTGATGCTCAAAGACTTTATTTTGTATAGTGATCTGCTTACCTTTGTATTATCCTCTTTATCAGGGAGAACAAAAACTTCCGGACGGTGTTCTTGTTCCAGGAGGAATCTGGTTCTGCCTTCATCGATGAGTTCAGTGAACGTCGACCCAGGATGCTGCAGTTTCTAAACAACCTAGAGGACAGTGCTGTTCAACTGGACCGGATGAAAAAGGGGGCCAAGATTTCCAGTGTGGCAGGCAGCTCAGTGGGGGCAGTGGGAGGTGTGCTTTCCATTGTTGGTTTGGCACTGATTCCTGTAACAGCAGGAGCGTCTCTAGCTCTGACAATGACCGGGGTAGGGATGGGAGTTACCAGTGGAGTCAACAGTCTTGTCACCACCGCCACAGAGATTGGAGTGAACCGTAAACATCAGAAGGAAGCCAGTGAAACCTTCCAGAGCTTCATGGAGGATgtgcagagtctccaggattGTCTGGATGAGGTGACCAGTCAAGCAGTCACCAACATAGAGGCAAGTGAGATAGATGTGGCTCTGGGAGTAGGCAAGGTGCTTTGTAAAGCTAGTGCTGTTGGAAAAGGCATTGATTCCCTTCTTGATGGTGCCTCTGCTTTTAAGATATTAAAAACTGAAGGGGCGGTTGCCAGTGCTGGGAAGGTGCTTCTAGCTCAGTGTTCAGCCTCGAGATCATTAATTATCAGTAAACACCTTTGCTAAGCCTGTTTCAAAACATATCATGccccaaaatgtaataaatgtgtgCAATGTAATATGAGCTGGGGTAGGTTCTTGTATTTTTGACCCTCACATCATGGACAgatcagatatttaaaaaaaaaaa contains the following coding sequences:
- the LOC104938819 gene encoding uncharacterized protein LOC104938819, translated to MNAERKKLQEALCSYTTDTLIYIDTVRRFCERSSKWMIGRKSELNLLRDIKERANQINLNIDHVTKSENKGAAFLEYMKSKVTADSRRAKLQKELAAVLWYTLANLEKLDRFLDAVEKLAVTSLHVFTEENQVLHLPEGISPEQVQVVIAAARLICPLLLEFKRDANVFFLPRLQNVEVLSYQLDKYIQTTQKICDKLEKSSFCDFGLKMVMNAVVDLDVDLSEDDIKRMLQHIKQLNDISSQTLTECCSKKR